In the Sulfurivermis fontis genome, TTCCAAGTTACAAGTTGCAAGCAAAATTACACGGCAAGACGTTTTCTTGTCACTTGTAACTTGTCACTTGCAACTGGGGTTCAATGGGTCGTCAGTGCCAGCAGGCGCTGTGCCTCGGTGACGAAAGCCTTGCGTTTGAACAACAGTTGCCAGCGGGCGCCGCCGCTCTGGCTCCACAGCACGGCGGAGCGCATACCGGCCAGCAGCAGGGCGCGCACGCGGTTGGCGATGTCGGGGTTTTGCAGGTGGCCGTGTTCACCCGTCACCATGATGCGCGGCTGCAGGGTGCTGATGGTGTTGATGTAAATATCGGCCAGCGCGGCGATGACGGATTCGTGGGTGGCATGGAAGTGGTCCCGCTGCCGTTCGGCCTTTTGCAGTCCTTCGGCGATGGTGTTGAGCAGGTCCTTGCGCGCCGCAAGTTTGCGTTCCAGGGTGAGCAGGGCCACGACATAGCGCATTACCTCAACATCCTGTTCGTCGACCTTGCCGCTCAGTTGCTTCCGCATGATTTGCAGGCCGTGGCGCAGGGCGGAGAGATCGCCGTAGACATCCACGGTGGTTTCGGCATCGCGCACGAACAGGCTGCGGATCAACGCCTCGAAGGGGGCCTGCTCCACCATGCCGCGGCGCGCGGTCTGTGCCACCAGGGACGCGGCCTGAAACAGCCCGGCGAGGGCCAGGGTGCGGTCGGTAAGGGTCTTGCTCATGGCTTCAGTTCGGTGTCGTCTGTTCGATGATGCCGCCGCCGAGGCAGATGTCGCCATCATAGAAAACCACGGACTGGCCCGGTGTGACGGCGCGCTGCGGCTGGGCGAAGTCCACCTCGCAGCGGTCGGCATGCAGGGCCGTGATGGTACAGGGTTGATCGCCTTGGCGGTAGCGCACCTTGGCCTGGCAGGGGTGCGGCAGGGAAGGCGGCCGGCCGGCCACCCAGTGCAACTGGCCGGCCTGGAGGGCGCGACTGAACAGCAACGGATGATCATGGCCCTGGTCCACCCACAGAATGTTCTGCGCCAAATCCTTGCCCACCACATACCACGGTGCCTCGCCGTGCTCCTTGCGGCCGCCCAGGCCCAGGCCTTGGCGCTGACCCAGGGTGTAGTACATCAGGCCGTCGTGGTGGCCGAGCAGTTCGCCCGCCGGGGTGCGCATCTCGCCGGGCCGTGCCGGCAGGTAGCGGGCCAGGAAGTCCTTGAAGCGGCGCTCGCCGATGAAGCAGATGCCGGTGCTGTCCTTCTTGTCGTGGGTGACGAGGCCGTGGTCCTGCGCCAGCCGGCGCACGGCGCTCTTGCGCAGCCCGCCCACCGGGAACAGGGCATGCGCCAGTTGTTCCTGTTGCAGGGTGTAGAGAAAGTAGCTCTGATCCTTGTCCGGGTCGAGGCCCTTCAGCAACTGGTAGACGCCGTCATCACCACGGTGCACACGGGCGTAGTGGCCGGTGGCGATGGCGTCGGCACCGAGTTCCAGGGCATGGTCGAGAAAGGCGCGGAACTTGATCTCCTTGTTGCACAGGATGTCCGGGTTGGGCGTGCGCCCGGCGCTGTATTCGGCCAGGAAGTGGCTGAATACCCGTTCCCAGTATTCGGCGGAGAAGTTGATGGTGTGCAGCGGGATGCCCAGTCTGTCGCATACCGCGCGCGCGTCGGCGAGGTCGACGGCGGCGGCGCAGTAGTCCGCATCGTCGTCCTCCTCCCAGTTCTTCATGAACAGGCCTTCCACCCGGTAGCCCTGCTGCAGCAGCAACAGGGCGGCGACCGAGGAGTCGACGCCGCCGGACATGCCGACGATGACGTAGGGCTTGTTACTCACACCATCTCCGTCAGCAGTTCCAGTGGGTAGCGCTTGCCGGCGATGTAGTCGTCGATGCAGCGCAGTACCAGCGGACTGCGCAGGGCGTCGCCCAGGGCGGCCACTTCGTCACGACTGAGCCACACCGGGCGCAGGATGCCGCTGTCGAGGGCGCGTGCGGGGTCGTGGCCGGTGATGCGGCCGGTGAAGGCAAAGCGCAGGTAGGTGATGTCGCTGTCCGGCTTGCGCCAGCGGTACACCCCGAGCAGGGCCTCGGGCACGAAGTCGTAACGGGTTTCCTCCCGCGTCTCGCGTGCGGCGCCGGCGATGGGGCTCTCGTCCTCTTCCAGATGACCGGCGGGCTGGTTATACACCACGCGGCCGTCGGCCTCTTCCTCCACCAGCAGGAACTTGCCGTCCTGCTCCAGCACGCTGGCGACGGTGACGTGGGGTTTCCAGATTTCCATTTTTGGTTTCCTGTATCAGATTTGCATATTCATCGGCCGCCAGTGCGCGCCATTCGCCGGGGGCGAGGCCGGCCACGGTCCATGGCCCGATGGCCCAGCGCACCAGGCGCAGGGTGGGGTGGCCCACCGCCGCGGTCATGCGCCGCACCTGGCGGTTGCGTCCCTCGCTGATCTCCAGTTCGAGCCAGCAGGTGGGGATCGCTGCCCGGTAGCGGATCGGCGGCTGGCGCGGCCACAGCGCCGGTTCCTCGATCTGCCGCACCCTGGCCGGTGCCGTGGGGCCGTCGTTGAGCAGCACACCGCGGCGCAGCCGCTCCAGCGCCGCTTCATCCGGCACGCCTTCCACCTGGACCCAGTAGGTCTTGGGCAGTTTGTGGCGCGGGTGACTGATGCGATGCTGCAGGGCGCCATTGTCCGTCAGCAGCAACAGTCCCTCGCTGTCCCTATCCAGGCGTCCGGCCGGGCGGATGCCGGGTTGGGACAGATACAGAGCCAGGGTGGGACGGCCTTCGGTGTCGGTGAATTGCGGCAGCACACCGTAGGGCTTATTGAACAGGATGACTTTTGTCACGTAACTCGGGAGGCCGCTGTTGTCAGGCTGCATGGCAGGAAATGGCTGCGATATGGTACCGTTGCCCGGTTCCCAATACCACAGCTCAACAATACGCAATAAGAAGAAACCATGCCTCACTGGCTGCGCAGCATACGTCGGCGCATTATAGCGCTGTCCTTGCTCCTGAGCGTGCTCTTGCTCGGTGCCGTGCTGCATGCCGATCAGCGGGTGCGTGAGACGGCGGCCCGCTCCCAGGAGGGGATGGCGCAACAGCAGGCCTTCACCGCCGGTATCGCGACGCTGAAGAACACCGTGTATTTCATGGAGGGCGGCCTGTACCGCTATGCGGTGCTGCAGGACGATTCGGCACGCGCCGGCGTGGAGCAGTTGCTGGGCGAAATAAATCACCAGACGGCCGAACTGCGTGCCTCCGTGCTGCTGGCGGAGGATGACACGGTGCAGCAGAGCTTCGACACCCTGCTCATGACCTTGCGCCTGGTGGACAAGGACGTGCGTGACCTGCTGGATGTCATCGCCACCCTCGATAAGCGCTTTCCGGCCTCACCTATCATTACCGGCAAGCTCTTTCCACTGAATGTCGCGTTTGCCGCCGCCCTGGATGATGCTATGTTGGCCGTCGAGGTGGAGGCGAGCGGTGCCTTTGCCCGCGACCTGCAGCGATCGTTGCAGGAGCTGCGCTATCTATGGTCGCAGCAGATCAGCACGGTGCGCATGTATATCGCCAACCGTTCGGGTGTTTTCGGTACCCCGGAGGCCGGCATGCAGCAGCAGCTGCAGACCCGCAGCGAGTACATGCGCGAGATCCGTCGTCATCTCGATATCCTGCGACGCCATGCGAGAAATGCGCGGCTGCCCCTGCTGGCAGAGCGTGCCGAACAGATGCAGCAGCTCGCCGGTGAGTACGAGGAGCATTTCGGCGACATCGTCCGCATCTATGCATCGGGTGCCTGGCGTGGCGATATTGCCGTGCTGCGCAATATCATCCAGCCGTCGTTTGCCGAGGTGCGGCGCAGCTTCGACTCCATCGAAGCCAAGCTGGGCATCCTGGGTTCGAAGAGCATGATGAGTTCCCTGCGTCTTGCCGAGGAGCTCACCGGTTTTCTCTGGCGCGTCATCGCCGTGCTGGTGTTTTTGCTGCTGGTGGCCTATGTCGCCTACGAACTGGCCATTCGCCGTCCCATCGATCAGGTCATCATGGCCCTGCAGGCCCTCGGCAAGGGTGAGGCCTATACCCCGCTGCTGAAAACGCGGACCTATGAAACCGATGCCCTGCTGAGTTCCTTCCGCGAGATGCAGAACCAGGTCAATGCCCGCGAAATGCGCCTGCGCTCCATTCTGGATAATGCCAGCGACGGTATCATCACCATCAATGAGCACGGTGTCATCGAAACCTTCAATACCGCCGCCGAATCGCTGTTCCGCTACACGGCGGAGGAGGTCATCGGCGAAAAGGTCAACCTGCTGATGCCGCATCCGATACGCGAGGAGCATGACAATTACATCCGACGCTACATCGAGACCGGTGAACAGCGCATCATCGGCAACGAGATGAACGTCAATGCCCAGCGCAAGGATGGCACCATATTCCCCATGTCCATCAAGGTCGGCGAGATGATGCTGGACGGGCGGCGCTACTTCACTGCCATCGTGTCGGACATCAGCGAGCGCAAGGCGATGCTGGACCATCTGCGCCATCTGGCCGAGCATGATTCGTTGACCGGGCTATACAACCGCCAGTACTTTACCGATGAACTGGAGCGGGTGATGCAGCGCTCCATGCGCCAGAAGGGTCTCAATTGCGCCCTCCTGTATATCGATCTGGACAACTTCAAGTTCGTCAACGACACCCTGGGTCATCTCGCCGGCGATCGCGTGCTGATCGAGGTGGCCGGGCTGATCACCAAACGCAGTCGCAAGAGCGACATGATCGCGCGGCTCGGCGGCGACGAGTTTGCCGTGCTACTCTACGATGTCGATCTGGAGCATGCCCTGTCCACGGCGGAGAGCTACCGCCAGCTGATGGCCGACTACAACTTCCGCCATGAGGGGCGGGTGGTGGATATCGGCTGTTCCATCGGCCTTGCGATGTTCGAATCCGATGTCACCTCGCGCGAGGACCTGATGGCGCGTGCCGACATCGCCTGCCACATGGCCAAGCGCGCCGGCCGCAACTGCGTGCATCTGTATGAGGCCACCGACCGCGCCAACATGGATACCATGTTCGCCGACATGGGCTGGGCCCGCAGCATCAAGCAGGCCATCGAGCAGGATCGCTTTGTGTTCGCCCTGCAACCCATCGTCACCATCCCGCAGCGCTCCATCGTAAGCTACGAGCTGCTGCTGCGCATGCACGGCGAGAGCGACGAGATCATCATGCCGTCCGGTTTCATGCCCTCGGCGGAGCGTTTCGGCCTGATTCTGGAGATCGACCGCTGGGTGGTGCGCAAGGCCATCCGCCTGCTGGCCGAGAATGTCGTCGAGCCTGGCGCTCGCCTGTCCGTCAACCTGTCGGCCATGGCCATCGGCGATCAGGATATGTTGCGATTGATCACCGCGGAGCTGGAACAGCACGATGTCGCCCCGCAGCGCCTGACCTTCGAGATCACCGAAACCATCGCCATGGCCGACCTGTCGGCGGCGGTGGATTTCCTCGCCAGTCTGCGGGCCCTGGGCTGCGCCACGGCATTGGACGATTTCGGTGTCGGCTATAGCTCGTTCGCCTATCTCAAGGATCTGCCGGTGGATTACGTCAAGATCGACGGCTCCTTCGTGCGTGATATCGCCAAGGACAGCGTGCAGCTGGCGATGGTGAAGTCGATGAACGAGATTGCCCATGCCATGGGCAAGCAGACGGTGGCGGAATACGTGGACAACGATGAGGTGCTGCGCCTGCTCGACGAGATCGGCGTCGATTTCGCCCAGGGCTACCTTACCGGCCGGCCGCGCCTGGTCGACGCCGCCGCGGACCTCTGAGTCGGCGACTGACATCGCCCCGCCCCGGATGCTAGAATCCGGCCATATTTTTCCCGCTATCCCACGGAGCAGTCATGGCCTACGACAAGATCCAGGTGCCCGCCGACGGCACGAAAATCACCGTCAACGCGGATTTTTCCCTCAACGTCCCCGACCGCCCGATCATTCCCTTCATCGAAGGTGACGGCACCGGCGTCGACATCACCCCGGTGATGCGTAAGGTGGTGGACGCGGCAGTGGCCAAGGCCTACGGCGGCAAGCGTTCCATCGCCTGGATGGAGGTGTATGCCGGCGAGAAGGCCAACAAGGTCTACGCGCGCGACGTGTGGCTGCCGGAAGAGACCATGCAGGCGGTGAAGGAGTTCGTGGTGTCCATCAAGGGCCCCCTGACCACCCCGGTGGGCGGCGGTATCCGTTCCCTCAACGTCACCCTGCGCCAGGAGCTGGATCTGTACGTCTGCCTGCGTCCGGTGCGCTACTACGCCGGCACCCCCAGCCCGTTGAAGGAGCCGGAGAAGACCGACATGGTGATCTTCCGCGAGAACACCGAGGACATCTACGCCGGCATCGAGTGGGCGGCGGAGAGCGAGGGGGCGAAAAAGGTCATCGAGTTCCTCTCCAAGGAGATGAATGCCGGCAAGAAGATCCGCTTCCCGGCCACCTCCGGCATCGGCATCAAGCCGGTATCGCGCGAGGGCACCGAGCGCCTGGTGCGCAAGGCGATCCAGTACGCCATCGATAACGATCGCTCCTCGGTAACGCTGGTGCACAAAGGCAACATCATGAAGTTCACCGAAGGCGCCTTCCGTGACTGGGGCTACGCCCTGGCGCAGAAGGAGTTCGGTGCCCAGCTCATCGACAAGGGGCCGTGGTGCGCGTTCAAGAACCCCAAGACCGGCCGCGAGATCGTGGTGAAGGACGTCATCGCCGACGCCTTCCTGCAGCAGATCCTGCTGCGCCCCGAGGAATACAGCGTGGTCGCTACCCTGAACCTGAACGGCGACTACATCTCCGACGCCCTGGCGGCCCAGGTGGGTGGCATCGGCATCGCCCCCGGGGCCAACCTGTCCGACGCCGTGGCCATGTTCGAGGCCACCCACGGCACCGCGCCCAAGTACGCCGGCCAGGACAAGGTCAACCCCGGCTCCATCATCCTCTCCGCCGAGATGATGCTGCGCCACCTGGGCTGGAGCGAGGCCGCCGACCTCATCGTCAAGGGCATGTCCGGCGCCATTCAGGCCAAGACCGTGACCTATGACTTCGCCCGCCTGATGGACGGTGCCCAGGAGTTGTCCTGCTCGGCCTTCGGCGAGGCGATGATCCGGTACATGTAAGGAAGTTCTGAATAAGTTCAGAGCTTCCGCGGCACAGGAATGTGCCGCCATTTTTCAACGACGATAAGTCGTTGAAAAATGAAGCCAAGCGAAAATCACACTTTTCGCTTGGCGTGGTCTGAGAAGTCCAGGATGGACTTATTCAGACCTTCCGTAAGTAACGGCGCTGGCGGACGGGGCGGGACCGGGCGGTTTCCGCCCCGTTTGCTTTTCAGGGGGTGGCCTCGATCAGGATGGCGGCCACCACCTGGCGGCCTTCTCCGGCGAGGACGTTGTAGGTCCGGCAGGCAGCACCGGTGTCCATGACCTCCACGCCGATGCCGAGCGCGGTGAGCGGGGCGAGCAGGGCGGGGGAGGTGTAGCGGAAACTCGTGCCGGTGCCGAGCAGGACCACCTCCGGTTCCAGGGCCAGGAGAGTGGCGAAGTGTTCGCTGTGCAGGTCGGCGTACTGTTGCGGCGGCCAGTCGCGCAGCAGCCGGTCCGGGGCGAGGGCGAAGCTGCGGCGCAGCACCTCGCTGACGGGCTGCACGCTGCCGTTCTCGTTCGGCGCGCCAGGGCCGATGATGGTGACCGTTGCGGCATCGTAGGCGCGGATGGCATAGCCGCTGCCGAACGTGTCCTGACTGAACTTCATGGGCAAAAATCCTGGGCAATAACGCGCAATATGATATAGGGAAGCTCTGAATAAGTTCAGAGCTTCCGCGGCACAGGGATGTGCCGCCATTTTTCAACGACGATAAGTCGTTGAAAAATGAAGCCAAGCGAAAATCACACTTTTCGCTTGGCGTGGTCTGAGAAGTCCAGGATGGACTTATTCAGACCTTCCATAGGAGTGGTTTGTGTTGCTTGGCGCATCCCTGCGCCTCACCCCCTGCGGGGGCTGAAGCGACGAATCGCTCCCGGCGATTCGTTGTTCGGCGCATCCCTGCGCCTCACCCCTTGCGGGGGCTGAAGCGACGAATCGCTCCCGGCGATTCGTTGTTCGGCGCATCCCTGCGCCTCCCCCCTGCGGGGGCTGAAGCGACGAATCGCTCCCGGCGATTCGTTGTTCGGCGCATCCCTGCGCCTCCCCCCCTGCGGGGGCTGAAGCGACGAATCGCTCCCGGCGATTCGTTGACAGCAGAAAACCGGGCCAGTAATGTTAGCAGCTTTATTCGGCCCGGGGTTTCCCCGGCGTCAACCTGTGCGCGGAACCACGGCTTTGATAGAAGACTTCCAGAGAATCAAGCGTTTACCGCCTTATGTCTTCGCCATAGTCACCGATCTGAAGCAGAAGGCCCGGGCGCGCGGCGAGGATATCATCGACTTCGGCATGGGCAACCCCGACCAGCCGACTCCGCAGCACATCGTCGACAAACTGGTGGAGGCGGCGCAGCGCGGCGATACCCACCGTTATTCCGTCTCCAAGGGTATCCCGCGCCTGCGCAAGGCGATCTGCACCTGGTACAGGAACCGCTTCGCCGTCGAGCTGAACCCGGACAGCGAGGCCATCGTCACCATCGGCTCCAAGGAAGGCCTGGCGCACCTCGCCCTGGCCACCGTCGGCCCCGGCGATGCCGTGCTGGTGCCCAATCCGGCCTATCCGATCCATCCCTATGGTTTTGTCATCGCCGGCGCCGATATCCGCCATGTGCCGCTGCACGAGGGCGTCGATTTCTTCGCCGAACTGGAGAAGGCCATTCGCACCTCCTGGCCCAAGCCGAAATTCCTGGTGCTGAACTTCCCGGGCAACCCGACCACCCAGTGTGTCGACCTCGAGTTCTTCGAGAACGTGGTG is a window encoding:
- the hflD gene encoding high frequency lysogenization protein HflD, with the protein product MSKTLTDRTLALAGLFQAASLVAQTARRGMVEQAPFEALIRSLFVRDAETTVDVYGDLSALRHGLQIMRKQLSGKVDEQDVEVMRYVVALLTLERKLAARKDLLNTIAEGLQKAERQRDHFHATHESVIAALADIYINTISTLQPRIMVTGEHGHLQNPDIANRVRALLLAGMRSAVLWSQSGGARWQLLFKRKAFVTEAQRLLALTTH
- the mnmA gene encoding tRNA 2-thiouridine(34) synthase MnmA — encoded protein: MSGGVDSSVAALLLLQQGYRVEGLFMKNWEEDDDADYCAAAVDLADARAVCDRLGIPLHTINFSAEYWERVFSHFLAEYSAGRTPNPDILCNKEIKFRAFLDHALELGADAIATGHYARVHRGDDGVYQLLKGLDPDKDQSYFLYTLQQEQLAHALFPVGGLRKSAVRRLAQDHGLVTHDKKDSTGICFIGERRFKDFLARYLPARPGEMRTPAGELLGHHDGLMYYTLGQRQGLGLGGRKEHGEAPWYVVGKDLAQNILWVDQGHDHPLLFSRALQAGQLHWVAGRPPSLPHPCQAKVRYRQGDQPCTITALHADRCEVDFAQPQRAVTPGQSVVFYDGDICLGGGIIEQTTPN
- a CDS encoding NUDIX hydrolase; amino-acid sequence: MEIWKPHVTVASVLEQDGKFLLVEEEADGRVVYNQPAGHLEEDESPIAGAARETREETRYDFVPEALLGVYRWRKPDSDITYLRFAFTGRITGHDPARALDSGILRPVWLSRDEVAALGDALRSPLVLRCIDDYIAGKRYPLELLTEMV
- a CDS encoding pseudouridine synthase, giving the protein MTKVILFNKPYGVLPQFTDTEGRPTLALYLSQPGIRPAGRLDRDSEGLLLLTDNGALQHRISHPRHKLPKTYWVQVEGVPDEAALERLRRGVLLNDGPTAPARVRQIEEPALWPRQPPIRYRAAIPTCWLELEISEGRNRQVRRMTAAVGHPTLRLVRWAIGPWTVAGLAPGEWRALAADEYANLIQETKNGNLETPRHRRQRAGAGRQVPAGGGRGRRPRGV
- a CDS encoding putative bifunctional diguanylate cyclase/phosphodiesterase; its protein translation is MPHWLRSIRRRIIALSLLLSVLLLGAVLHADQRVRETAARSQEGMAQQQAFTAGIATLKNTVYFMEGGLYRYAVLQDDSARAGVEQLLGEINHQTAELRASVLLAEDDTVQQSFDTLLMTLRLVDKDVRDLLDVIATLDKRFPASPIITGKLFPLNVAFAAALDDAMLAVEVEASGAFARDLQRSLQELRYLWSQQISTVRMYIANRSGVFGTPEAGMQQQLQTRSEYMREIRRHLDILRRHARNARLPLLAERAEQMQQLAGEYEEHFGDIVRIYASGAWRGDIAVLRNIIQPSFAEVRRSFDSIEAKLGILGSKSMMSSLRLAEELTGFLWRVIAVLVFLLLVAYVAYELAIRRPIDQVIMALQALGKGEAYTPLLKTRTYETDALLSSFREMQNQVNAREMRLRSILDNASDGIITINEHGVIETFNTAAESLFRYTAEEVIGEKVNLLMPHPIREEHDNYIRRYIETGEQRIIGNEMNVNAQRKDGTIFPMSIKVGEMMLDGRRYFTAIVSDISERKAMLDHLRHLAEHDSLTGLYNRQYFTDELERVMQRSMRQKGLNCALLYIDLDNFKFVNDTLGHLAGDRVLIEVAGLITKRSRKSDMIARLGGDEFAVLLYDVDLEHALSTAESYRQLMADYNFRHEGRVVDIGCSIGLAMFESDVTSREDLMARADIACHMAKRAGRNCVHLYEATDRANMDTMFADMGWARSIKQAIEQDRFVFALQPIVTIPQRSIVSYELLLRMHGESDEIIMPSGFMPSAERFGLILEIDRWVVRKAIRLLAENVVEPGARLSVNLSAMAIGDQDMLRLITAELEQHDVAPQRLTFEITETIAMADLSAAVDFLASLRALGCATALDDFGVGYSSFAYLKDLPVDYVKIDGSFVRDIAKDSVQLAMVKSMNEIAHAMGKQTVAEYVDNDEVLRLLDEIGVDFAQGYLTGRPRLVDAAADL
- the icd gene encoding NADP-dependent isocitrate dehydrogenase, which codes for MAYDKIQVPADGTKITVNADFSLNVPDRPIIPFIEGDGTGVDITPVMRKVVDAAVAKAYGGKRSIAWMEVYAGEKANKVYARDVWLPEETMQAVKEFVVSIKGPLTTPVGGGIRSLNVTLRQELDLYVCLRPVRYYAGTPSPLKEPEKTDMVIFRENTEDIYAGIEWAAESEGAKKVIEFLSKEMNAGKKIRFPATSGIGIKPVSREGTERLVRKAIQYAIDNDRSSVTLVHKGNIMKFTEGAFRDWGYALAQKEFGAQLIDKGPWCAFKNPKTGREIVVKDVIADAFLQQILLRPEEYSVVATLNLNGDYISDALAAQVGGIGIAPGANLSDAVAMFEATHGTAPKYAGQDKVNPGSIILSAEMMLRHLGWSEAADLIVKGMSGAIQAKTVTYDFARLMDGAQELSCSAFGEAMIRYM
- a CDS encoding Mth938-like domain-containing protein, whose translation is MKFSQDTFGSGYAIRAYDAATVTIIGPGAPNENGSVQPVSEVLRRSFALAPDRLLRDWPPQQYADLHSEHFATLLALEPEVVLLGTGTSFRYTSPALLAPLTALGIGVEVMDTGAACRTYNVLAGEGRQVVAAILIEATP